Proteins from a genomic interval of Paenibacillus sp. FSL H8-0048:
- a CDS encoding helix-turn-helix domain-containing protein, which translates to MVPTLTTIRDALTGYLSQQKMTINQFAGQSGINSGTLSRLIHGQQPIAMNHLERITRAMGLPEDHFYSLYVEECFDHSPPTWRRLRPFLVRSAELGRLDCIEQVVQQLLEKLTYAPMLFEVAEGLFQEGLWQAAELLYKNVSDSEKYQNSERLALCQYRLFRIALGDDQTRNLQAAHIFECYLDKLDEADQLDGIKHLVNVYYSLHKWEKADKLAQDMLHLATLRYNLQRQSNRRMGEEKKPEKPLCFYIYYSHLMRASICEEHNDFTSALKFVSLYTDTSWIQKDDKEAKRTIAQFQEWGKANTLLYQVMSGKQDVLSEYIEHISTQRDELFVALSNILASANRYGWNVDHVLERFADYIPYQTYATEFGEYNQLIISDQHTRFLVELAAYYIRNKRNEEFSFVLQSLESASKINNESIALACINMFEQYRYEAGQEELERYKLLIRTVKNSNTKNFYSASSSL; encoded by the coding sequence ATGGTCCCGACACTAACGACCATTCGCGATGCATTAACAGGGTATCTGTCCCAGCAGAAGATGACTATTAATCAGTTTGCCGGACAATCCGGAATCAATTCAGGAACGCTCAGCCGGCTTATTCATGGTCAGCAACCCATTGCCATGAACCATCTGGAGCGGATTACGAGGGCAATGGGGCTTCCTGAGGATCACTTTTACAGCCTTTATGTGGAAGAATGCTTCGATCATTCCCCGCCAACCTGGCGGCGGTTACGGCCGTTTCTAGTACGTTCAGCCGAGCTTGGGCGTCTGGATTGCATTGAACAGGTGGTTCAGCAATTGCTGGAGAAACTGACCTACGCTCCCATGTTATTTGAGGTGGCAGAAGGGCTGTTTCAGGAGGGTCTATGGCAAGCAGCAGAATTGCTGTATAAGAACGTGAGCGACAGTGAGAAATACCAGAACTCTGAACGGCTGGCCTTGTGTCAATACCGTCTCTTCCGCATTGCCCTAGGAGACGACCAAACCCGGAATCTGCAAGCGGCTCATATCTTTGAATGTTATTTGGATAAGCTCGATGAGGCGGATCAGTTGGATGGAATTAAGCACTTAGTAAATGTGTATTATTCACTGCATAAATGGGAAAAAGCTGATAAATTAGCTCAGGATATGCTTCATCTGGCTACTCTTCGCTATAATCTTCAACGTCAATCAAACCGCAGGATGGGTGAAGAGAAAAAACCTGAAAAACCGCTATGCTTCTATATTTATTACTCTCATCTCATGCGCGCAAGTATATGTGAGGAACATAATGATTTTACATCGGCTTTGAAATTTGTCAGTCTGTATACAGATACAAGCTGGATACAAAAAGATGATAAAGAGGCAAAACGAACAATAGCTCAGTTTCAGGAATGGGGCAAGGCAAATACTTTGCTCTATCAGGTTATGTCTGGTAAGCAGGATGTCCTTTCAGAGTATATTGAACATATTTCAACCCAAAGAGATGAATTATTTGTAGCTTTATCTAATATCCTAGCTTCAGCTAACCGTTATGGCTGGAATGTAGATCACGTTCTGGAACGGTTTGCTGACTACATTCCATACCAGACATATGCTACAGAGTTTGGTGAGTACAACCAGTTGATTATATCGGATCAACACACACGGTTCCTCGTAGAGCTGGCTGCCTATTATATACGAAATAAGCGAAATGAAGAATTCAGCTTCGTACTGCAAAGTTTAGAATCTGCTTCCAAGATTAACAACGAGAGCATAGCACTCGCTTGTATCAATATGTTTGAACAATATCGGTATGAAGCCGGACAAGAAGAGCTGGAGCGATATAAACTGCTGATCAGAACAGTGAAAAATTCTAATACTAAGAATTTCTATTCGGCTTCTAGCTCTCTGTAG
- a CDS encoding ankyrin repeat domain-containing protein produces the protein MHWAASSDDTEVLDLLLDAGADIEAPGAVIAGGTPLDDAVAFAQWRAAQRLVERGAQPALWHAAALGLLDALEAHFAGHPLPRRYPWGASSASAAPDEVNVAFWCACHGGQRTAAEYLLGRGAELSWPSPWDGLTPLDAARRCQATELAAWLEGLGAKSAHM, from the coding sequence CTGCACTGGGCAGCAAGCAGCGATGACACCGAGGTGCTGGACCTGCTGCTCGATGCCGGTGCCGACATCGAGGCCCCAGGTGCGGTCATCGCCGGCGGCACCCCGCTGGACGATGCTGTGGCCTTCGCGCAGTGGCGGGCGGCGCAGCGGCTGGTGGAGCGCGGTGCGCAGCCTGCACTATGGCACGCGGCGGCGCTTGGTCTGCTTGATGCGCTGGAGGCCCACTTCGCCGGACATCCGCTCCCGCGCCGCTATCCTTGGGGCGCAAGCTCTGCTTCAGCAGCACCGGACGAGGTAAACGTCGCATTCTGGTGCGCCTGCCACGGCGGACAGCGCACCGCCGCCGAATATCTGCTCGGCCGGGGAGCCGAGCTAAGCTGGCCCTCCCCATGGGACGGCCTCACTCCCCTGGACGCCGCGAGACGCTGCCAAGCCACAGAACTGGCCGCATGGCTGGAGGGCCTGGGCGCTAAGTCCGCACATATGTAA
- a CDS encoding leucine-rich repeat domain-containing protein, translating into MQFEITHDFADERFREFVQENFCGERESILKSDIDTVTALNLSGLGISSLQGIEHFTALQKLDCSYNGLTLLDLRQNRELVKLNCRSNLLIELNMSPHQLLQELDCSLNLFRTLDLSRNTRLEKLECQENMISRLDLSNNPGLMVLQCSYNSLHELNLGHNTALEQLDCSSNYIITLNIAECTELLEIRCNHNHLTRLDTSKHPGLTGLRCFNNHLTGLDLSHNKQLTKLYCSENKLTVLDTSHNPQLTELDYANNLIIQPDHEVEGVGTLRYDNTFTCYSAAFSYSGHELPVTAEVKTKTDAEHLTSQIQKVWAELDKLLDRVLLQIAGAHPDEDVNELELAELNFADDGSFRIGYDAGDTPAGRLCIYAAFDSEGELDPELIYEMY; encoded by the coding sequence ATGCAATTTGAGATTACTCATGATTTCGCAGATGAACGTTTCCGGGAGTTTGTACAGGAGAACTTCTGCGGTGAACGTGAATCGATACTTAAGAGTGACATAGACACAGTAACCGCATTAAACCTGAGTGGCCTTGGAATCTCAAGTCTGCAAGGAATTGAGCATTTTACGGCCCTTCAGAAGCTGGATTGTTCCTATAACGGGTTAACCTTACTTGATCTTAGGCAGAACCGGGAACTGGTTAAGCTGAACTGCCGCAGTAACCTGCTGATCGAGCTGAACATGTCGCCTCATCAGTTATTGCAAGAGCTGGATTGCAGCCTGAATCTTTTCCGTACCCTGGACCTCAGCCGGAACACCAGGCTGGAGAAGCTGGAGTGTCAGGAGAATATGATATCGAGATTGGACTTAAGCAATAATCCTGGACTCATGGTACTCCAATGCTCCTATAACTCGCTGCATGAACTGAACCTCGGGCACAATACAGCACTGGAGCAGCTCGATTGCAGCAGCAATTATATCATTACTCTGAATATCGCAGAGTGTACGGAGCTTCTTGAAATCCGCTGCAATCATAATCATCTGACCCGCCTGGATACCAGCAAGCATCCAGGACTTACAGGTCTGCGTTGCTTCAATAATCATCTTACGGGTCTGGACCTCAGCCACAATAAGCAGTTGACCAAGCTCTATTGCTCGGAGAACAAGCTGACGGTACTGGATACGAGCCATAATCCGCAGCTTACGGAGTTGGATTATGCCAACAATCTTATCATCCAGCCCGATCATGAGGTGGAGGGTGTCGGAACCTTGCGGTATGATAATACCTTCACATGCTATAGCGCAGCTTTTTCCTATTCGGGCCATGAGCTTCCCGTGACCGCGGAGGTTAAGACCAAGACGGATGCGGAGCATTTGACCTCCCAGATTCAAAAAGTATGGGCTGAACTGGACAAGCTGCTTGACCGCGTATTGCTACAGATTGCCGGGGCCCATCCGGATGAAGATGTGAATGAGCTGGAGCTGGCCGAGCTTAACTTCGCTGATGACGGTTCCTTCCGTATCGGCTATGATGCCGGGGACACACCGGCGGGCCGGTTATGTATCTATGCAGCGTTTGATTCTGAGGGGGAGCTGGACCCTGAGCTGATCTATGAAATGTATTAG
- a CDS encoding MerR family transcriptional regulator, which yields MYTVKEAAAITGLTEHAVRFYTDKGLVPSIQRDKNNIRVFDDESVNWLYGIKCLKQTGLPIESIKTYVDLCLEGDSTIPQRFAMMMEYREAALIQLEEAKQRVAHLEEKALQYQAILEQRIPDLTNPGNWGKLLEQGVKVPARRKRVVRSS from the coding sequence ATGTATACGGTCAAAGAAGCTGCCGCTATAACCGGACTCACTGAGCATGCGGTACGCTTCTATACGGATAAAGGTCTGGTGCCGAGCATTCAGCGTGATAAGAACAACATCCGGGTATTCGACGATGAATCGGTGAACTGGCTGTACGGGATCAAATGCCTCAAGCAGACAGGTCTCCCCATTGAAAGCATCAAAACCTATGTCGATCTCTGCCTCGAAGGGGATTCGACCATCCCCCAGCGCTTCGCTATGATGATGGAATACAGGGAAGCGGCGCTCATTCAGTTGGAAGAGGCCAAGCAGCGCGTTGCCCATCTGGAAGAGAAGGCCCTTCAGTATCAGGCCATTCTGGAGCAGCGTATCCCCGACCTGACCAATCCCGGCAACTGGGGCAAGCTGCTGGAGCAGGGTGTCAAGGTTCCGGCGCGCCGGAAGAGAGTGGTTCGGTCTTCTTAG
- a CDS encoding amino acid ABC transporter permease — MGEIFDINAVFSAIPRLLEVLPVSLQITVISMIVGLVFALLFAIIRMRRIPVLSQLVTLFISFIRGTPIIVQLYLTYNGIPLLLKFINQQYGTDYNINAIPAMIFVLVTFAFNEAAYNSETIRAALQSVNKGQIEAAESLGMTYLQVLRRVIVPQALVVAIPPLGNALIGLLKGTSLAFVAGVIEMTAKGKIISGSNFRFFEVYLALAIIYWIMTILIEQLLRFLERRFSIPDSATGAMNRGWFSWGRREI; from the coding sequence ATGGGAGAGATTTTTGATATCAACGCGGTGTTCTCAGCGATTCCTCGCCTGTTAGAGGTCCTTCCTGTGAGTCTGCAGATTACGGTCATCTCGATGATCGTCGGTCTTGTGTTTGCCCTGCTGTTCGCCATTATCCGTATGCGCCGAATTCCCGTGCTAAGCCAGCTAGTCACACTCTTCATCTCGTTCATCCGTGGAACGCCGATCATTGTGCAGCTATATCTGACTTATAACGGAATTCCGTTGTTACTCAAATTCATTAATCAGCAGTACGGAACGGATTATAATATCAATGCCATTCCGGCGATGATCTTCGTGCTGGTCACCTTCGCGTTCAATGAAGCGGCATACAACTCGGAGACGATCCGTGCTGCGCTGCAGTCGGTGAATAAGGGCCAGATCGAGGCCGCTGAATCCCTGGGGATGACGTATCTTCAGGTGCTGAGAAGAGTCATTGTTCCGCAGGCGCTTGTGGTGGCGATTCCGCCGCTGGGCAATGCCCTGATCGGACTGCTGAAGGGAACCTCACTGGCCTTCGTTGCGGGTGTAATCGAAATGACCGCCAAGGGGAAAATCATCTCCGGCAGCAACTTCCGCTTCTTCGAGGTGTATCTCGCGCTGGCGATTATCTACTGGATCATGACGATTCTGATTGAGCAGCTTCTGAGATTCCTGGAGCGAAGATTCTCCATTCCGGACTCCGCTACCGGAGCCATGAACCGCGGCTGGTTCTCTTGGGGAAGGAGGGAGATCTGA
- the hflK gene encoding FtsH protease activity modulator HflK, which yields MNQNGDNIPGFKLPKLKPGMYKRIGVGVAAAAVLLYIGATSFYTVQEQERAAILTFGKYTGESSAGLHFKWPYPIQDVITVPAELTQRIHIGYRQESDGAVPVDDEAMMITGDENIVSADAVVQWKISNIRDYLYNIDNPEHFLRNSASSSIRAVIGSEKLDYAITDGKTVIQDKVRVLLVDLQKKYNTGIQIIDIKFQDIEPPSGQVEEAFREVTNAREEKNTKINNAKKYENDIIPKARGEAQALLERAEGEKKSRILNAQGDVARFNAIFAEYANNQSVTESRLVLETLEQILPNAKIFITNSNSDTVNYLPLNELMRSTKDSTSAPAAVNPAPSAAPQGGDAK from the coding sequence ATGAACCAGAATGGCGATAATATCCCAGGGTTCAAGCTGCCGAAATTGAAGCCGGGCATGTACAAAAGGATAGGGGTGGGGGTAGCCGCAGCGGCTGTACTCTTGTATATCGGCGCGACCTCATTTTATACGGTGCAGGAGCAGGAACGTGCAGCTATTCTGACCTTCGGCAAGTATACGGGTGAGAGCTCAGCCGGGCTTCATTTCAAATGGCCTTATCCCATCCAGGATGTAATTACCGTTCCTGCCGAGCTGACCCAGCGGATTCATATCGGATACCGCCAGGAGTCGGATGGAGCGGTGCCTGTGGATGATGAAGCTATGATGATTACGGGCGACGAGAACATTGTCTCTGCCGATGCTGTAGTCCAGTGGAAGATCAGCAATATCCGTGATTACCTGTATAACATCGATAACCCGGAGCATTTCCTGCGTAACTCAGCCAGCTCCTCGATCCGTGCGGTGATTGGATCCGAGAAGCTGGACTATGCGATTACCGACGGAAAGACGGTCATTCAGGATAAGGTACGCGTGCTGCTGGTGGATCTGCAGAAGAAATACAACACCGGTATTCAGATCATCGATATTAAGTTCCAGGATATTGAGCCGCCAAGCGGCCAGGTGGAGGAAGCCTTCCGCGAGGTGACGAACGCCCGTGAAGAGAAGAATACGAAGATCAACAACGCTAAGAAGTATGAGAACGATATCATTCCGAAGGCGCGCGGTGAAGCGCAGGCCCTGCTGGAGAGGGCCGAAGGCGAGAAGAAGTCGCGTATCCTGAATGCGCAGGGGGATGTGGCGCGGTTCAATGCGATTTTTGCCGAATATGCCAACAATCAGAGCGTCACCGAGAGCCGGCTGGTACTGGAGACGTTGGAGCAGATCCTGCCTAATGCCAAAATCTTCATTACCAACTCGAACAGTGATACGGTGAACTATCTGCCGCTGAATGAGCTGATGCGCAGCACCAAGGATAGCACCTCTGCCCCTGCCGCTGTAAATCCGGCCCCTTCAGCCGCACCGCAAGGAGGAGATGCCAAGTGA
- a CDS encoding aldo/keto reductase → MQTVTLNNGVKMPILGFGVYQVPDSEECEKVVYEALMAGYRLIDTAAGYLNEEAVGRAIKRSGIPREELFITTKLWIQDAGYESAQLAFAKSLKKLGLDYLDLYLIHQPFGDYYGAWRAMEELHHEGKIRAIGVSNFLPDRLMDLIVHNKVVPAVNQVETHPFHQQTDNAAFMKEQGVQIESWGPFAEGRNNLFSNEVLSGIAAKHNKSVAQVVLRWLIQRDIVAIPKSVRKERIVENFDIFDFALSAEDMAQITALDTGESLFFSHRDPEIAKRLGNWKVEL, encoded by the coding sequence ATGCAGACTGTAACTTTGAACAATGGAGTGAAAATGCCGATTCTCGGCTTCGGTGTCTATCAGGTTCCAGATAGCGAAGAATGTGAGAAGGTAGTGTACGAAGCACTGATGGCAGGCTATCGACTGATCGACACCGCTGCCGGATATCTGAATGAAGAGGCGGTGGGCCGCGCCATCAAGCGCAGTGGTATACCGCGCGAAGAGCTGTTCATCACCACCAAGCTGTGGATTCAGGATGCCGGATACGAGAGTGCCCAGCTTGCATTCGCCAAGTCCCTGAAGAAGCTGGGGCTGGACTACCTGGATCTGTACCTCATTCACCAGCCGTTCGGGGACTATTACGGAGCTTGGCGGGCGATGGAAGAGCTGCACCATGAAGGGAAAATCAGAGCGATCGGGGTCAGCAACTTCCTCCCGGACCGGCTGATGGACCTCATCGTCCATAATAAGGTTGTGCCTGCGGTCAATCAGGTGGAGACGCATCCGTTCCATCAGCAGACGGATAATGCTGCTTTTATGAAGGAACAAGGAGTGCAGATTGAATCATGGGGACCATTCGCTGAAGGACGAAACAACTTGTTCAGCAATGAAGTGTTATCCGGGATTGCCGCTAAGCATAACAAATCTGTCGCACAGGTTGTGCTGCGCTGGCTGATCCAGCGTGATATCGTGGCGATTCCGAAGTCTGTGCGCAAAGAGCGGATTGTGGAGAACTTCGATATTTTTGATTTTGCGCTGAGTGCAGAGGATATGGCGCAGATTACCGCGCTCGATACAGGCGAGAGCCTGTTCTTCTCCCACCGGGACCCGGAAATCGCAAAGCGGCTGGGTAACTGGAAGGTTGAACTGTAA
- a CDS encoding transporter substrate-binding domain-containing protein, with amino-acid sequence MKKKFVPGILIMLLGLVIAGCGNGNKNNAGSAETNGAGAGTKTIIAATSGVSNPFSYEKDGQLTGYDVEVMKAIFKDLPEYKLEVQAIEFEGILTGLDNGRFQLGANNFSSNPERRGKYNFSLPIIENANVFVVRKDDNTLKAVEDLKGYKAVTEVGNSGATLLENYNEANPDAKAEIIYTDENFVKQFEGIEAGKYDVRIISRVSAEKAIKEHGFTNLKVVAFSTENSDPGSYILLSKSADSTLLDTVNKRIKEMYADGTLLKISQEQLGGDYLPKKELME; translated from the coding sequence ATGAAGAAGAAATTTGTGCCAGGTATTCTGATAATGTTGCTCGGATTGGTTATTGCAGGCTGCGGTAATGGAAATAAGAATAACGCAGGTTCCGCAGAGACAAACGGCGCGGGAGCCGGTACGAAGACCATCATTGCTGCAACGAGCGGGGTAAGTAATCCTTTTAGCTACGAGAAGGACGGCCAGCTGACAGGTTACGATGTGGAAGTAATGAAGGCGATCTTCAAGGACCTTCCGGAATATAAGCTAGAGGTGCAGGCGATTGAATTCGAAGGGATTCTGACCGGCCTGGATAATGGACGCTTCCAGCTGGGGGCGAACAATTTCAGCTCGAACCCCGAGAGACGCGGCAAATACAATTTCTCTCTCCCGATTATTGAGAATGCCAATGTATTCGTAGTCCGCAAGGACGATAACACCCTTAAGGCGGTAGAAGACCTGAAGGGCTATAAAGCCGTAACCGAAGTAGGCAACTCCGGTGCCACCCTGCTGGAGAATTATAATGAAGCGAACCCGGATGCCAAAGCAGAGATTATCTACACCGACGAGAATTTCGTGAAGCAGTTCGAAGGTATTGAAGCCGGCAAGTACGATGTGCGCATCATTTCCCGTGTCTCTGCCGAGAAGGCCATCAAGGAGCACGGTTTCACCAACCTGAAGGTGGTTGCGTTCTCTACAGAGAATAGCGATCCAGGATCTTATATCCTGCTCTCGAAGTCTGCGGACAGCACCCTGCTGGATACCGTCAACAAGAGAATCAAGGAAATGTATGCAGACGGCACCCTGCTGAAGATTAGCCAAGAGCAGCTTGGCGGCGATTATTTGCCTAAAAAAGAGCTGATGGAGTAA
- the hflC gene encoding protease modulator HflC, translated as MKKNPIILLISSIVLIILLAGSMYIVKEGEYKVVLRFGEAMRAVEEPGLKFKLPFVENVSELPKYQMTYESSPTSILTKDQKPIVVDNYTVWRITNASQFLRTVQSVSGGVQRIDEAVYNSVRRKLSEINYENIISEDTGRGNINDEITKDVSDALSRDNYGIEVIDVRIKRTDLPEENKQSVYNRMISDRQSIAARYLSEGDEESKKITSKADRASRELMAQAEADSKKIIAEGEGEAAKIYNQAYGKSPQFYSFYRTLQSYVTTLKNEPVIMIPIDSPYAKILMGQ; from the coding sequence GTGAAAAAAAACCCGATCATCCTATTAATATCCTCTATCGTTCTGATTATTCTGCTGGCCGGCTCTATGTACATCGTGAAGGAAGGGGAATATAAGGTTGTTCTCCGTTTCGGTGAAGCGATGCGTGCGGTGGAGGAGCCGGGGCTGAAGTTCAAGCTGCCTTTTGTCGAGAATGTCTCGGAGCTGCCCAAGTATCAGATGACGTACGAGAGCTCGCCGACCAGCATTCTGACCAAGGACCAGAAGCCGATTGTGGTCGATAATTATACCGTCTGGAGAATCACCAATGCTTCACAGTTCCTGAGAACCGTTCAATCGGTCAGCGGCGGGGTCCAGCGTATCGATGAAGCCGTCTATAACTCGGTGCGACGCAAGCTGTCGGAGATCAATTATGAGAATATCATCAGTGAGGATACCGGCCGGGGCAATATTAATGATGAGATTACCAAGGATGTAAGTGACGCGTTGTCCCGTGATAACTATGGCATTGAAGTCATTGATGTACGGATCAAGCGTACCGACCTGCCGGAAGAGAACAAGCAGAGCGTCTACAACCGGATGATCTCGGACCGCCAGTCCATCGCTGCGCGTTACCTGTCCGAAGGGGACGAGGAATCCAAGAAGATTACCTCCAAGGCGGACCGTGCTTCCCGGGAGCTGATGGCCCAGGCCGAAGCCGACTCCAAGAAGATTATCGCCGAAGGCGAAGGGGAAGCTGCCAAAATCTATAACCAAGCCTATGGAAAATCTCCCCAGTTCTATAGCTTCTACCGCACGTTGCAGAGTTATGTGACCACGCTGAAGAATGAGCCGGTGATCATGATCCCGATCGATTCGCCGTATGCGAAGATCCTGATGGGACAGTAA
- a CDS encoding amino acid ABC transporter ATP-binding protein: MIKVSHLSKSFHGNLILDDLSVEINKGDVVAIIGSSGAGKSTFLRSLNCLEQADRGTLDLEGFKVDFSTITNKQRLELRKQTAMVFQQFNLFQHRTALDNVKEGLKIVKRMNDREAAQIAQKQLEQVGLAERAHYYPKHLSGGQQQRVGIARALAMNPKLLLLDEPTSALDPELVGEVLQTIKKTAATGQTMILVSHEMSFVYEVANKVLFLDKGKIVEEGTPDEVFNHPKSERAKEFLHNYFRNKSSI; encoded by the coding sequence ATGATAAAGGTGAGCCATTTATCCAAGTCTTTTCACGGCAATCTGATTCTGGACGATCTCTCTGTCGAGATTAACAAGGGAGATGTCGTGGCCATCATCGGTTCGTCCGGTGCGGGCAAATCCACCTTCCTGCGTTCGCTTAACTGCCTGGAGCAGGCGGACCGGGGCACGCTGGATCTCGAAGGCTTCAAGGTCGATTTCAGCACGATCACGAACAAGCAGCGGCTGGAGCTGCGCAAGCAGACAGCGATGGTATTCCAGCAATTCAATCTGTTCCAGCACCGGACGGCGCTGGATAATGTCAAGGAAGGCCTGAAGATTGTGAAGCGGATGAATGACCGCGAGGCCGCGCAGATTGCTCAGAAGCAGCTGGAGCAGGTAGGCCTTGCTGAGCGTGCTCATTATTATCCGAAGCATCTGTCCGGCGGCCAGCAGCAGCGGGTGGGCATTGCCCGTGCGCTCGCGATGAATCCGAAGCTGCTGCTCCTGGACGAGCCGACCTCAGCGCTTGACCCTGAGCTGGTGGGCGAGGTGCTGCAGACGATTAAGAAGACCGCCGCTACCGGCCAGACCATGATTCTCGTCTCGCATGAGATGAGCTTTGTCTATGAAGTGGCGAATAAGGTGCTTTTCTTGGACAAAGGCAAGATTGTCGAGGAAGGAACGCCGGACGAGGTGTTCAACCATCCGAAGTCCGAGCGGGCCAAGGAGTTCCTGCATAATTATTTCCGCAATAAGTCTAGTATTTAA
- a CDS encoding CapA family protein, with the protein MKFLVSGDALFSSSNLDKTMDPELLALLQGADEAFTNAEFVTPRLNTAPAAGRGYQTSVRPKALDEFGKLNIRYVSFANNHTGDYGTQGLVDTIEEAEARGLTPLGVGMSLHEARKPVFVDTPDGRIAIITIDVTRSEVFAASNPGNGVPARPGVNPLRWSRTYVVNDQDFSTLQEISERIGIASSMEEGKRIETYKSKSENHYEFGSLFEGYLTFEKGEQSRVKTAAHEQDQQEIYRSIQDAAERSDYVFVSLHTHEGENENWYSDYPAEFIETFARGAVDAGASCVFGHGAHFTRGVELYKGQPIFYNLGSLFMEFEAGESIVSPEMFTAYGYAENEAPSTLHKNRTKDSEGNWQGFYSDRKFSENFLVMFDLSVEDKRFSYELIPIDLRLTHETVTKRGLPVLASDEAAASLVERLNKVSNERYHTEIIYEGRRLTVRPC; encoded by the coding sequence ATGAAATTTCTAGTCTCGGGAGATGCATTATTCTCCAGCAGCAATTTAGATAAGACGATGGACCCGGAGCTGCTGGCTCTCTTGCAAGGGGCCGATGAAGCTTTTACCAATGCAGAGTTCGTGACTCCGCGCCTCAATACCGCTCCGGCGGCAGGCCGCGGCTACCAGACCAGTGTGCGCCCCAAGGCGCTGGACGAATTCGGGAAGCTCAATATCCGTTATGTGAGCTTTGCGAATAATCATACGGGGGATTATGGGACCCAGGGTCTTGTGGATACGATCGAAGAGGCGGAAGCCCGCGGTCTGACCCCGCTTGGAGTGGGCATGAGCCTGCATGAAGCGCGTAAGCCGGTGTTTGTGGATACGCCAGACGGGCGGATTGCGATCATCACCATCGATGTGACGAGAAGCGAAGTGTTCGCTGCCTCGAATCCGGGGAACGGCGTTCCGGCCCGTCCGGGGGTCAACCCGCTGCGCTGGTCGCGTACGTATGTCGTGAACGATCAGGATTTCAGCACGCTCCAGGAGATCAGTGAGCGTATCGGCATCGCTTCCAGCATGGAGGAAGGCAAGAGGATTGAGACGTATAAAAGCAAGTCGGAGAACCACTATGAATTCGGCTCGCTGTTTGAGGGCTATTTAACCTTCGAGAAGGGTGAACAGTCCCGCGTCAAGACGGCAGCGCATGAGCAGGATCAGCAGGAAATCTACCGCAGCATCCAGGATGCGGCGGAGCGCAGTGACTATGTTTTTGTCAGCCTCCATACGCATGAAGGGGAGAACGAGAACTGGTACTCCGATTATCCGGCAGAGTTCATTGAGACCTTCGCGCGGGGTGCGGTGGATGCCGGGGCGAGCTGTGTCTTCGGGCATGGCGCTCATTTCACCCGTGGGGTGGAGCTGTATAAGGGGCAGCCGATTTTTTATAACCTGGGCAGTCTGTTCATGGAGTTCGAAGCAGGAGAGTCGATTGTATCTCCAGAGATGTTCACCGCCTACGGGTATGCTGAGAATGAAGCTCCATCTACTCTGCACAAGAACAGAACCAAGGACAGCGAAGGGAATTGGCAGGGCTTCTACAGCGACCGCAAGTTCTCGGAGAACTTCCTGGTCATGTTCGATCTGAGTGTGGAGGACAAGCGGTTCAGCTATGAGCTGATTCCGATTGATCTCAGACTTACCCATGAGACAGTAACGAAGCGCGGGCTTCCGGTACTGGCTTCGGACGAAGCGGCGGCTTCTCTGGTAGAGCGGCTGAATAAGGTAAGCAACGAACGGTATCATACTGAAATTATCTATGAGGGCAGACGGTTGACGGTCAGACCGTGTTAG